A stretch of DNA from Thiothrix subterranea:
CTCATCAATCCCCACGGCACGACGCAACCCGGCAGCATCCAGCATTTGGATGTTGCCGCGAGCTTCCCCGATAAAGCCCTGACGTTTCCAATCCGCAAGGAAACGGCTGACGGTTTCAATCGTCACGCCCAATAACTCCCCAATTTCACCGCGATTCAAGGGCAACGCCACCCACGTATCCGGCGCATTGCCCGCACACCAACGCAATAAAAATGACGCTAACCGTTCAGCCGCTTTTTTCGCGCCTAATTCCACCAACATGCTTTCGGCACGGTGCAGGCGTTCCAGCCAACGCTTGGTCATTTCGGTTTCAATTTTAGGGTGGGTTTGCTTGAGTTTGAGCAAGTCCGACAAGGGTAAACGGCAAACTTCCACCGTATTGAGTGCGATAGCCGAATGCTTATAATCAACCCCCGACAAGCCGCCAAATCCGAAGAAATCCCCATCGCGCAGCAATTGCACAATGTGCGAACGCCCATCCGCTAACGTATTGACAATTTTGACAAAACCTTGGCGCAAGGTGAATGCATAGCGAGCTTCCATCCCCTGATGGTAGATAATTTCATCCGGTGCATACTGGATAATGGCGGGTTGAAACGCCTGAATTTGTTCCACCTCGGTGGCGTCCAAGGTAGCAAAAATCGTAATGGGTCGAATACTACAGGTCGAGCAATGACCTTTGGCTTGTTGGTGTGGCACGCGCATTACCCTTGGGAAATATTATTAGTGATTTATAATATACCCATGTTGTGATCAGGCGCAAAATTAAGGGTAATTGAACCCGAACGCTCGTATTTGAAATCTCAAACCATCCACGCTGTCAGCCGCATCACTTCCTTCAAACCATGCAGGCCGTAATGGTCAAGTAAATTAGGCCGTGTTATTCCACTCATACAGTGCCCAACTGCACTATAGTTAAAGAGATGCACGCATCTATGCTGCATTTCTATCAGCGAGGGCAACACCATGAAACAGTTATTAGCCAGTGCGTTACTGTTCACTGCGACAGCGAGCGTGCAAGCCACGGTTTCCGAATACACCGAATTTTTTATCCCTTACGAACGCACGCAAAGCGGCTACGTGTGTTTAGACGAGCAGCTCATGGAGGCTGAATTCGGCATCCCCTTAGCCAGTTTGATGGAAGGGATTTTTTCCGAAACCAAAACCCTGCACCAAGTATTAGGTGGAACAAGCACTTATCAAAACATCAACTTATTGGTGAATGGCACGATCACGATTCCCTACATTTACAACTTTGACCGTTACACCAGCAGCGGGGTGTTTGAATATTCCTTCACACTGGATATGGCAGCATTTAACACCTTAAATGGCGCAACGGTTGCCGGGCGGCAAAAGACTAAAAATACCGCGAAATTGGCGCTCATTGCGATGCTTAAGACCGCAGAAGCGATACACGGCGCAGGTAATTTCAGGGTGTGGGTAAAGTTCAATAACTTGCCATCACAAACGGGTTTGAGCGGGAGTCTGGTGCACAGCGGTGGCGTGGATTGGCCTACCTGGCCTTATACCGCATCGAGCAGCATTTACAGCACGTATCGGGCAGAGATGCTTGCAGCCGGGTGTTAATCACAAACAAGCACTGCGCAAACGGGCTTCCACCCGCAATGCGGTCATGCGCTGGGTATCCGCGATGGCGGGATATAGGTGAAAATGTGCCGCCACTTCCTGCGCGTAACGACTCGCCAATTGCTCCACCCGATCGCGACTTTCCAGTGATAATGCCTGCAAAGTCAATAAACGAGGCGCAAGCCGCTGTAAGTAACGGGCGCACAAATCTTGTTCTGCCACTTTTGCCCAAGTTTCACGCAATAACAGCGGCGGAAAATGACTCGCCGCCAGCACGTCGCTCACCCCCTCACCAGCGGCATTCAACGCCTGCCCAGTGCCATCCGCTGCCCGCAAAAACCATTGCGCTTGCGGATTTTGCCCCGCGCAATATTTCACCTGTTGCTCCAACCGGTAACTGAGCGGGGGCAGCCCACGCCGCGCTTCTTCGGGGGTATTGTCCAGCTCTAATTGGCTGGCACTGATGCATTTCCATGCGGGGTGAATGGTGGCTTGGCGCATTTCCTGCGGCTGGCGGCAACTGGCTAATAAGGCCAATGGCTGGCGTGTTCTGTCTTCCAGCAACCAAAATTCGTAATAATCGTCTTGTGGCAAGGGGACTTGCGCCGTTTCTAGCGCGGCGACAATCACCCCATGCGCGGCTTCCACCGCAGAGCGGTCAATACTGGGGTCGAGCGGAAAAGGTTTGAAACCGGCGCTGCGTTCCCAACGTCCGATTCGCGCATAGCCGATACCACGCGGGGTGGTGCATTTAAACTGAAGCTCCCAATCCACCCCATTAAAACTTAAGGCACGAATCTGCTCATTCGCCACTACCTGCAAAACGCCATTGAAAGGGTTGTGTAAGCGCTTTGCGTAAGTATCCATGGATTAACCTGCGTTAGGATTCGGACGGGGTTTTCTGCGCCGCTGTTCACCACCGCCACTTTGCTGACGGCGATTATTGTCTTGCCCGTGATGCGCAACCCGTTCACGCTGACTGCGCTGCGGACGGTGCAATTCACTTGGCAGCAATTCCGCATTAATTCGCGCAACCGGCAACGGCTTGCCGGTATACGCTTCAATATCCGGCAAATAAAACGCGGTATCTTCACACGCAAAACTGTGTGCTTCGCCCGATGCACCGGCACGCGCAGTACGCCCAATGCGATGCACGTAATCTTCTGCCACTTGCGGCAAATCAAAGTTGAATACGTGCGACACATCAGGAATGTGCAACCCCCGTGCCGCCACGTCGGTCGCAATCAATACCTGAAAATCACCCGCTTCAAACGCCTGCAACAGCTTTTCGCGCTTATTCTGGCGCACATCGCCGGAAATCAAATCGGACGTAATGCCATTCGCCCGCAAATAATCGTCAATCTTTTCAGCAATGTGCTTAGTATTCACAAACACAATCGCCCGAAACGGTTGAAGTTTGCGAATCAACCCAATTAACAATGGAATTTTTTCATCATTTGCGGGGAAATATACGTGTTCAGCAATATTATCCGCGCCGACCGATTCGGTTTCGATTTTCACCTGCTGCGGGTTATTCATGTGCTCGTAAGCCAATTCCAACACACGCTGCGATAAGGTCGCGGAAAACAGCATATTCAAGCGCTTTGCCGGTGGCGGCAATTTGTGCATCAAATAGCGCACATCCTGAATAAAGCCCATGTCAAACATACGGTCGGCTTCATCCATGACCAACGCTTGCGCGTGTTTCAGGGTAAACACATGCTGCTTGTAATAGTCGATAATGCGCCCCGGCGTGCCGATCAATACGTCGACTGGCGCTTCAAATTGGCGGCGTTGTTTGTCGTAACCCGCGCCCCCGTAGACCAGCACCGAACGCAAGCCGGTGTGTTTACCCAATTCTTCCGCATCCCGCGCAATCTGAATCGCTAATTCGCGAGTTGGCGCAAGAATCAAACAACGCACACTGCCTGCCGCTGCACCCGGTAGCGGATTTGTCAGCAAATGCTGAAAAATGGCGACCAAGAATGCGCCCGTTTTCCCCGTACCCGTCTGGGCTTGCCCGGCAATATCCTGCCCTGCCAAGGCCAATGGCAAGGTTTCCACCTGAATACGCGAGCAAAACTCAAAGCCTGCTTCTGTCAGCGAGGCCAATAAGCGCTCATCCAGCGGGAAGGTATCGAAACGTGTTTGACTTAAGTAAAAATTTTCCATTGCGTGAGAATATCACAATGAATCAGCAAGTCAGCACAAAAAGCACCAGCAATTCTCATTTTGCCCCTCACCCAATAAAATGGCGTAAACTAGACCTATCCCATTGAGATCTGTTCCGGGAGGTGAAGTCAATGAGCTACCCAACCGTTACTGCTGCTGCGCTAACCGCACCGCTCACGTTTGCGGGTATCGTGGAGCAATTGCGCGATACATTCCGCGCCTTCCCCGACTGCCGCAAACCCGGCAATAATACCCGCTATACCTTGGAGGATGCGGGTTTGAGTGCCTTTTCGGTGTTTTTCATGCAGTGTGCGTCCTTTCTGGAATACCAGCGGCGCATGGCGGAGAACCAAGAGCGGAGTAATGCACAGACGTTGTTCGGTGTTCATGCCATTCCCTGCGACAATCAAATTCGCCATTTGCTGGATAGCGTGCCGCCGTCAGCCGTTGCGCCTGCTTACCGTTATCTTTTCAATGGGTTGCAACAGAATGGTTATTTGGATACGTGGCGGGTGCATGACTACGGTTATTTGTTGGCACTGGATGGGACACAGCATTTTTCGTCATCGCACATCCATTGTGAGCAGTGTTTGACGAAGACGCATCACAACGGGACAGTCACCTACTCACACCAAATGCTGACCCCGATTTTAACCGCACCCGATAAACCGCAGGTGATCCCGTTACCGCCAGAGTTCATCAGCCGCCAAGATGGGCAAACCAAGCAAGATTGTGAAATCAACGCCGCTAAACGCTGGCTGGCTCAGTGGGGCGCGGATTACATCCCGCTGGGCATCACGTTTCTGGGGGATGATTTGTATTGTCACCAGCCCTTTTGCCAAGCCGTCCTGGACGCTGGCGCACAGTTCATTTTCAACTGCAAACCCACTTCCCACACGACCTTATATGAAGAGTTGGAAGGGCTAGAGAAAATCGGCGCGATACGTACCCATCTTGTACAGCGGCGGATGGGAAAGCATTCTGTCACGGATACCTACCGTTTTGCGACGCAGATGCCCTTACGTGATGGGGACGATGCCCTGCGTGTCAACTGGTTCAGCCTCACGAGTGTGCGTGATGATGGTAATTGCTTATACCATAACGATTTCGCCACCTCTCACCCTATCACCACCGGCAAGGTCGTCGATCTTGTGAAGGCTGGGAGGTGTCGCTGGAAGATTGAGAACGAAAACAACAATACCCTGAAAACCAAAGGCTACCACTTTGAACACAACTTCGGGCATGGGCAGCAACACCTCGCCAACTTGTTGGCCGCATTAGTGTTATTGGCTTATCTCGTCCATACCGTGATTGACTTGATGGATGAGCGTTTCCGAACTTTACTTCAGAAAGTGGGGTCACGCGAACGTTTGTTCGATGACATCAATACGCTCACGACCTTTTTGTGCTTCAAAAGTTGGACGGCTCTGCTGGATTTTATGCTCGTCGGCTTAGAGCGGCGGCATCATGCGGATGAGATTGAGCAGTGGGTGGTAAAATGAGAATTGCTGAAAAAGCACGACAACTTTACCGGATTTTTCAAGAAAACCTTAGATAACCCTATATTGTCGACAGGCTTTTATTAATATGTCGACAATGTTGCTATTTATCAGTAAATTTACACGTAAATGTATTCTAATAGTCAACATCGTGCGCTATCATTCTTTGCCTTCTTACCGTTCATATGACACATTGTCGACACTATACGGCGCTACCGGAGGCGTAATATGAGTACAACTGCTACACTGGCACAACACCTTGCCAGTACGTTGGGGCTTAAAAACACCAATAACCTTTACTGGAACCAGTCTTCCCCGGTTCTCTACGAACAAGCCCTCAACCGCAGCGAAGGCAAAATCAGCGAAGCTGGCGTCTTTGTCGCCTACACGGGTACATTTACGGGTCGCGCCCCCAATGACAAATTCATTGTGGATGACGCTGGCTCACACGATAAAGTGTGGTGGGGCAAAGTCAATAAAGCACTCACCGAAGCACAATTCGACCAAGTATTAGCGGATGCGCTTCAGTTTTTGGAAGGGCGCGAATTATTCGTCCAAGACTTGTTGGCTGGTGCAAGCGAAGCCGACGAATTGCCAGTGCGCATTATTTCGCAATACGCTTGGCACGCCCTGTTTGCGCGGAATATGTTCATTCGCCCCGACGATTTGAACCGCACCTTAGGCGTAGATGAACCCAAATTCACCGTCATCCACGTACCGGATATGCAAGCCGACCCGGAAAAGCACGGCACGCATTCGGGCGCATTCGTGCTCTTGAACCTGACACGCGGGCTGATCTTGATTGGTGGCACGCACTACGCGGGCGAAATCAAGAAATCCATTTTCTCGGTGCTCAACTATTTGTTGCCACAGCGCGGTATTATGTCGATGCACGCTTCTGCCAATGTCGGCAAAGATGGCGATGTGGCGATTCTATTTGGCTTGTCCGGCACGGGCAAAACCACGCTCTCGGCTGACCCAAATCGCGCCCTGATCGGCGATGACGAACACGGCTGGAGCGATCACGGCGTATTCAATTTGGAAGGCGGTTGTTACGCCAAAGTCATTAATTTGTCGGCAGAACAAGAGCCGATGATCTACAAAACCACCCAAACCTTCGGCACCGTGCTGGAAAACGTGGTGATGGATCAGGCAACCCGTAAACTGAATTTGGATGACAATAGCATCACCGAAAACACCCGCGCCAGCTACCCGATTACACAAATTCCGGGCGCGTTATACCCCGGCAAAGCAGGTCACCCCAAACACATTATTATGCTGACCTGCGATGCATTTGGCGTATTGCCACCGATTTCCAAGCTCACCACTGAGCAGGCGATGTACCACTTTATTTCCGGTTACACTGCCAAAGTCGCGGGTACGGAAAAAGGCGTGACGGAACCAACCGCCACCTTCAGCACGTGCTTTGGTGCGCCCTTCATGGCGTTGCACCCTTCGGTGTATGCAGATTTGCTCGGTGCGAAAATCAATGAACACGGTGTGTCTTGCTGGTTGGTCAATACCGGCTGGACAGGCGGCGGCTATGGCGTGGGCAAACGCATGAATATTCATCATACTCGTAGCATGGTGAATGCCGCGTTGAATGGGGATTTGGATCAGGTTGATACCCGCCGCGATGCGATTTTCGGTTTGAACATCCCGGTTTCGTGCCCGGATGTGCCATCCGACGTATTGGAACCGTCATCGACATGGGCGGATAAAGCGGCATATACCACGAAAGCGACCTATCTGGCGTCACTGTTCCACAAGAACTTTGCGCAATACAGTGCGGGTGTTTCTGCTGCTATTTGCGCGGCTGCGCCATTGCAAGGCAAGGAATAATGCCTCACGCCCTTCTCTCGCACGGGGAGAAGGGCGTTTTGCGGTAAAATCCGCTATAGTGTGCTCTTAACCCCTGACCTCAAGAGCCACCCCATGCCCGCTTCTTTCGCGAATTTGAACCTGCCACCCCAACAACTCGCCAATCTGGGCAATTTGGGTTACAAACTGATGACGGGGATTCAAGCCAAAGCCCTGCCCCACGCATTACAAGGCGCTGATTTAATCGGGCAAGCCAAAACCGGCAGCGGCAAAACCGCCGTGTTCGCGATTACCTTGTTGGCAAAATTAGACCCGCAAAATTTCGCTGCGCAAGCCTTAGTACTCTGCCCCACCCGCGAACTCAGTGCGCAAGTCGCCACCGAAATCCGCCGCTTGGCACGTTACCAACCCAATATTAAAGTCGTGACCTTAACCGGTGGGCAACCACTTGCCCCGCAAGCTGCATCCCTAGAACACGGCGCACACGTCATTGTCGGCACACCGGGGCGCATTAACGACCACATCGGCAAACACACCATCGAACTCAACCAAATCCACACGTTGGTGCTCGACGAAGCCGACCGCATGTTGGAAATGGGTTTCATGGAAGACATCGGCAAAATCATTAGCCTCACCCCGAAACACCGCCAAACCTTGCTGTTTTCTGCCACCTACCCCGACGACATTAAACGCTTGAGTGCGCAATTCCAACGCAACCCGATCGAAGTCAAAGCCGAAGCCTTGCACACCGCCGGGGTCATTAACCAGTATTCGTACCTGTGCAGTAAGACCGAACGGCTGGCCGCACTCGACACCTTGCTGGCGCATTACAAACCGCGTTCGGCGGTCATTTTCTGCAATATGAAAGTCGGGGTACGCGAAATCACCGAACATTTGAGCCAACTCGGTTTCAGCGTCAAAGCCTTGCACGGCGAAATGGAACAGCGCGACCGCGACGAAGTATTCGTGCAATTCAAACACAACAGCTTCAATTTGCTGGTCGCCACCGACGTTGCCGCACGCGGGTTGGACATTGAAGACCTGCCCTGCGTCATCAACTACGAATTGCCGCACGATGCCGACATTTACATCCACCGTATCGGGCGCACCGGACGCGCTGGCAAAGAAGGCATGGCACTCAATCTGCTCACCGATGCCGAACGCCACAAACTGGCTGACATTGGCATTGCGCAAAAAACCGAACTGGATTACGAAGTCATTTCCGCACTGCCCAAAGCGACGCTCAGCCCCACTCAACCCGGCAATGTCACGCTGTGCATTGCGGCGGGGCGCAAGGAAAAAGTCCGCCCCGGTGACATCCTCGGCGCACTGACCGGCGAAGGCGGCATTAATGGCAAATCGGTCGGTAAAATCGACGTGTTGGAATACGCCGCCTACGTTGCCATCGAGCGTAGCGCTGCCAAACAAGCGTTGAATTGCCTGCTGAATGGCAAGATCAAAGGGCGTAAGTTCAAAGTCAAATCGCTATGATAACGTTGTGAGGGATGTTTCATCCTCGGCGAAAACCGCTACTATATGTTCCTACTTTGTTTTGTAGAGCGTTAACAAACCTATGAATAGTCTGGAATGGCGCGTCACCGCCTCCCTTGCTGCGATTTATGCGGTACGGATGTTGGGTCTGTTTATGATCCTGCCCGTATTCGCGCTGTATGCAGAAACCCTCCCGGATTCCACTCCCGCGCTGGCAGGCTTAGCCATTGGCATTTACGGTTTATCGCAAGCGGTATTCCAAATTCCACTCGGCATCCTTTCGGATAAAATCGGGCGCAAGCCGGTCATTATCGGCGGTTTGCTGGTCTTTGCCTTCGGGAGCATCATTGCAGCACTGGCGTCGTCCATGTGGCTCATCGTGCTGGGGCGCATGATTCAAGGCATGGGCGCGGTGGCTGCCCCAACAATGGCACTGGCAGCGGATTTGATTCGTGAAGAACACCGCATTCGCACCATGGGCGTGATTGGGCTGACCATTGGAGTGTCCTTCATGCTGGGAATGATTCTAGGGCCGATCGTCAGTCAAGTGGGTGGTGTCCCCAGTATTTTCTGGTTAACCATGCTACTCGCGTTCTTGGGGATTGCCTTGGTGGTATTCGTGATTCCCAACCCTGCACGCACCTTGCAACACCGTGACGCCGGTATCATCAAAGGCTACCTCAGCACTGCGCTTAGTAATGCGGCATTATTACGCATGAATGTGGGGGTTTTTATCCTGCATTTGGTGATGACCGCCAACTTTTTGGTATTGCCCACCCTGTTCACCCACGAATTGGGGCTGCCAACGGCGGAACATTGGAAGGTGTATTTGCCGGTATTCATTGGCTCATTCGTGCTGTCTGTCCCGTTGATTATTATGGCGGAAAAACAGCGCAAGATTCGCCCGCTCTTGCTGGGTTGCACCGTCTTGCTGATCGTTGCCGAATTACTCATGGCAGCCGGTCACACCCATATTGTGTGGTTACTGGTGGCTTTTTGGCTGTTTTTCATCGGTTTTAATTTTTTGGAAGCGGTGCAACCGTCCTTGGTGGCTAAATATTCCGACGTGAATACCAAGGGAACAGCAATGGGCATTTTCAGCAGCTCCCAATTCTTAGGAATCTTTGCGGGCGGCGCACTCGGCGGCATGGTAAATCATGAGTGGGGTGCAACCGGCGTATTCCTGTTCAGTGCGGTGGTGGTTGGCATCTGGTTATTAGTCGCGCTGCAATTGCCCCAACCGACTTTTTATGCCAGTAAAATCCTGAAGCTGGATCCGCTGCTGTTTTCTGACCCGCAACGCTTGCACACCGAATTGCTGGCTGTCGCTGGCGTGAAGGAAGTCGCACTCGCCGCCGAAGAATGCATCGCTTATCTGAAAATCGATAAGACCGCGCTCGATCAGGCAGGCTTGGATGCATTCTCACCCGCTTCAGCGTAGAATCTTGCGAAATATTGACATAAGGAACGAACATGGCAAATGGTATCAACAAAGTCATTCTGGTCGGCACGGTGGGCAGAGACCCTGAGATGAAATACATGCCCAGCGGTGACGCAATCGCCAATATCAGTGTCGCCACCAGTGAATCATGGAAAGACAAAAATACCGGCGAGAAAAAAGAAGCCACTGAATGGCACAACGTGACTTTTTACCGAGGCTTAGCCAAAGTCGTTGGTGATTATGTTCGCAAAGGCCAATTGCTTTACGTCGAAGGCAGCCTAAAAACCCGTTCGTGGGAAAAAGATGGGCAAAAACACTACCGCACCGAAGTGAACGCCACCGATATGAAAATGCTGGGCGGGCGTCCCGGTGGCGGCATGGGTTCGGGTAATTACGACGACTCATCCGCTTCCCCTGCGCAACGCAGCAGCAATCATGGCGGTGGTTACGGCGGCGGTGCGCCATCTGCTCCGGCGGACAATGCATCCAGCCGTGGCTTTGAAGACTTTGATGACGACATCCCATTCTAAGCAGTATCTAGGGCATACCCTTGCCTAAGCTGGTCTTGATGCCAGTAGGCAAGTAAACCCTTAGTCTCTACAATATTTCTCAGTGCTTGTACTGGAGAGCGCGTAAGACGCCAGCTAGGAGGAATGCAAGCACATAACAATGTTGTGACAACCTATTTGTAAAATGACACAACACTAGAATTACAAGAAATACCTCAGAGCCACCCCTAAAGGTGGCTCTTTTTTTATTTAGTTCTCAAAGCCTTGACCAATCCACGCCGTCAGCGTTTCATGGAACATCACATCGGTCAATTCCTCGATAATCGCCGCTTCAATGTCTTCCGCTTCGTGATCCTGCACTTCGGTTTGCGCCGTTTCCAGCATTTCGGCACGGACTTGCGCCAAATACGCCAAAATTTCTTCCGCTTCGGTGCGTTCAATCGGCAGCATTCCAAAACTAAAAATGTTCTGGTTATTCGGCAGCTTTAGTAAACGCGATGCAATGCAAATATTGGTGGGAATATTGGTCGCATCCAACTGTGCCAACACGCTTGGCTCATCCGAACCTAAACGGCGCACTTCCACTTTTTTACCGACTTTGCCAACCACTTCCCACAGTGCGAGTTCGGAATGTGCAAACGCATCCAGATACTGGCAAGCGAACGATTTATCTTCCTGTTGCACACGAGCACGAATAAAGGCTTCCAGCACACTTTCGCCGTCTTCATTGGTTTCGGTCGTCACAAAATGCTCAAACACATGCGAATGCGCCATTTGCCCTAAGGGTTCTTCGTCAAGATAATCCAGCACTTCATCGCCGGATAATTCCAGCATTTCAGCGGCATAAGCAATCGCATCCGAGAAGACTTCAACCATCCACTCTTCCCACGGCGGGTTCGCAATATAAGCGCTCAGCAGCTCCATTGCGCCGCTGACTTGTTGTTCCTGTTCGGCTGTAATCATGGGATAAATCCTTTTTTAATGGTGGTAAACGGTTATTCTACAACAACCCACGTTCGGCAAACGAGACTACTTGATCGCCGATCACAAAATGATCCAACACCCTGACATCAATTAAATGCAAGGCATCTTTGAGCTTTTGGGTAATGCGTTCATCCGCCTGACTGGGTTCGGCAACGCCAGAAGGATGATTATGCGCGAAAATAATAGCGGCTGCATTGTGATGCAACGCACGGCGCACCACTTCACGCGGGTGTACACTTGCCCCGTCAATCGTACCGCGAAACAGCTCTTCGTACTGAATCACCCGGTGGCGATTATCGAGAAATAAGCAGGCGAATACCTCAAAACGGTAATCGCGCAATTTGGAGGTCAGGTAAAAACGCACCGCTTCAGGGTCACTCAACGCATCACCGCGCCGCATTTTTTCGCTGAGGTAACGTTTGGACATTTCCAATACCGCTTGCAGTTGCACGTATTTGGCTTCCCCCATACCGTGCGTTGCACAAAAATTTTGTGCGTCTGCATCAAATAATTGCCGTAAACTACCAAACGTTTGCAGCAGTTCGCGTGAGAGGTCAACCGCCGTTTTGCCCTTGACCCCAACACGCAGAAAAATTGCCAGTAATTCGGCATCGGACAAGGCTGGTGCACCGCGTAACATCAGTTTCTCACGCGGGCGTTCATCAAGAGGCCAGTCAGTAATTGCCATGGGTTTCGCTTTTATTGTTGAGTATGATTCAAGGGTTTAGAACACAAATTTTATGGCATTCCTTCCTGGTAAGAACATCCTTTTAGGGATAAGTGGCGGTATCGCCGCCTACAAATCCGCTGAACTGACACGTTTGTTAGTAAAAAGCGGCGCAAACGTGCGGGTGTGCATGACCGCTTCCGCTCAAGCCTTCATTACCCCGCTGACGCTGCAAGCCTTGTCCGGCAACCCGGTGCATACCGAATTACTCGACCCACAAGCCGAAATGGGTATGGGGCATATCGAATTGGCACGTTGGGCGGATGTGATTCTGATTGCGCCCGCCACCGCCAATACCTTGGCACGCTTAACCTGGGGCGTGGCAGACGATTTGCTGAGTACGGTTTGCCTTGCCTCCACTGCCCGCGTGATTGTTGCCCCGGCAATGAATCAGCAAATGTGGAAACATGCCGCCACCCAGCACAATCTGCAAACCCTGCAAACACGCGGCGTGACGGTATTCGGCCCTGCTGAAGGTGTGCAAGCCTGTGGCGATAACGGCTTGGGGCGAATGCTCGAACCCGCCGACATTGTGCGCGAATTAGAAACCTGTTGTGCCACCAGTCAATTGTTGCAAGGGGTGCGCGTCTTAATCACCGCTGGCCCTACCCGCGAAGCCATTGATCCAGTGCGCTTTCTCACCAATCGCAGCTCTGGCAAAATGGGTTACGCCGTCGCCTCCGCAGCGGTCAACATGGGCGCAAAGGTCATGTTGGTTTCCGGGCATGTGGCGTTAGATTGCCCCACTGGAGTAAGCCGCGTTATCACCGAATCGGCAGCCGATATGCTCAACGCCACCCATGAAGCCGCGAAACAAGCCGATGTATTCATTGCCACCGCCGCCGTTGCCGATTACACCCCCATTAACGTGGCAGACCGCAAAATCAAAAAGAACGCGGCTACCCTTAATCTGGAAATGCAGCGCACCACCGATATTTTGGCTAC
This window harbors:
- a CDS encoding ISNCY family transposase; its protein translation is MSYPTVTAAALTAPLTFAGIVEQLRDTFRAFPDCRKPGNNTRYTLEDAGLSAFSVFFMQCASFLEYQRRMAENQERSNAQTLFGVHAIPCDNQIRHLLDSVPPSAVAPAYRYLFNGLQQNGYLDTWRVHDYGYLLALDGTQHFSSSHIHCEQCLTKTHHNGTVTYSHQMLTPILTAPDKPQVIPLPPEFISRQDGQTKQDCEINAAKRWLAQWGADYIPLGITFLGDDLYCHQPFCQAVLDAGAQFIFNCKPTSHTTLYEELEGLEKIGAIRTHLVQRRMGKHSVTDTYRFATQMPLRDGDDALRVNWFSLTSVRDDGNCLYHNDFATSHPITTGKVVDLVKAGRCRWKIENENNNTLKTKGYHFEHNFGHGQQHLANLLAALVLLAYLVHTVIDLMDERFRTLLQKVGSRERLFDDINTLTTFLCFKSWTALLDFMLVGLERRHHADEIEQWVVK
- a CDS encoding Crp/Fnr family transcriptional regulator encodes the protein MPHQQAKGHCSTCSIRPITIFATLDATEVEQIQAFQPAIIQYAPDEIIYHQGMEARYAFTLRQGFVKIVNTLADGRSHIVQLLRDGDFFGFGGLSGVDYKHSAIALNTVEVCRLPLSDLLKLKQTHPKIETEMTKRWLERLHRAESMLVELGAKKAAERLASFLLRWCAGNAPDTWVALPLNRGEIGELLGVTIETVSRFLADWKRQGFIGEARGNIQMLDAAGLRRAVGIDE
- a CDS encoding DEAD/DEAH box helicase, coding for MENFYLSQTRFDTFPLDERLLASLTEAGFEFCSRIQVETLPLALAGQDIAGQAQTGTGKTGAFLVAIFQHLLTNPLPGAAAGSVRCLILAPTRELAIQIARDAEELGKHTGLRSVLVYGGAGYDKQRRQFEAPVDVLIGTPGRIIDYYKQHVFTLKHAQALVMDEADRMFDMGFIQDVRYLMHKLPPPAKRLNMLFSATLSQRVLELAYEHMNNPQQVKIETESVGADNIAEHVYFPANDEKIPLLIGLIRKLQPFRAIVFVNTKHIAEKIDDYLRANGITSDLISGDVRQNKREKLLQAFEAGDFQVLIATDVAARGLHIPDVSHVFNFDLPQVAEDYVHRIGRTARAGASGEAHSFACEDTAFYLPDIEAYTGKPLPVARINAELLPSELHRPQRSQRERVAHHGQDNNRRQQSGGGEQRRRKPRPNPNAG
- the dbpA gene encoding ATP-dependent RNA helicase DbpA is translated as MPASFANLNLPPQQLANLGNLGYKLMTGIQAKALPHALQGADLIGQAKTGSGKTAVFAITLLAKLDPQNFAAQALVLCPTRELSAQVATEIRRLARYQPNIKVVTLTGGQPLAPQAASLEHGAHVIVGTPGRINDHIGKHTIELNQIHTLVLDEADRMLEMGFMEDIGKIISLTPKHRQTLLFSATYPDDIKRLSAQFQRNPIEVKAEALHTAGVINQYSYLCSKTERLAALDTLLAHYKPRSAVIFCNMKVGVREITEHLSQLGFSVKALHGEMEQRDRDEVFVQFKHNSFNLLVATDVAARGLDIEDLPCVINYELPHDADIYIHRIGRTGRAGKEGMALNLLTDAERHKLADIGIAQKTELDYEVISALPKATLSPTQPGNVTLCIAAGRKEKVRPGDILGALTGEGGINGKSVGKIDVLEYAAYVAIERSAAKQALNCLLNGKIKGRKFKVKSL
- a CDS encoding MFS transporter; the protein is MNSLEWRVTASLAAIYAVRMLGLFMILPVFALYAETLPDSTPALAGLAIGIYGLSQAVFQIPLGILSDKIGRKPVIIGGLLVFAFGSIIAALASSMWLIVLGRMIQGMGAVAAPTMALAADLIREEHRIRTMGVIGLTIGVSFMLGMILGPIVSQVGGVPSIFWLTMLLAFLGIALVVFVIPNPARTLQHRDAGIIKGYLSTALSNAALLRMNVGVFILHLVMTANFLVLPTLFTHELGLPTAEHWKVYLPVFIGSFVLSVPLIIMAEKQRKIRPLLLGCTVLLIVAELLMAAGHTHIVWLLVAFWLFFIGFNFLEAVQPSLVAKYSDVNTKGTAMGIFSSSQFLGIFAGGALGGMVNHEWGATGVFLFSAVVVGIWLLVALQLPQPTFYASKILKLDPLLFSDPQRLHTELLAVAGVKEVALAAEECIAYLKIDKTALDQAGLDAFSPASA
- the pckA gene encoding phosphoenolpyruvate carboxykinase (ATP), which encodes MSTTATLAQHLASTLGLKNTNNLYWNQSSPVLYEQALNRSEGKISEAGVFVAYTGTFTGRAPNDKFIVDDAGSHDKVWWGKVNKALTEAQFDQVLADALQFLEGRELFVQDLLAGASEADELPVRIISQYAWHALFARNMFIRPDDLNRTLGVDEPKFTVIHVPDMQADPEKHGTHSGAFVLLNLTRGLILIGGTHYAGEIKKSIFSVLNYLLPQRGIMSMHASANVGKDGDVAILFGLSGTGKTTLSADPNRALIGDDEHGWSDHGVFNLEGGCYAKVINLSAEQEPMIYKTTQTFGTVLENVVMDQATRKLNLDDNSITENTRASYPITQIPGALYPGKAGHPKHIIMLTCDAFGVLPPISKLTTEQAMYHFISGYTAKVAGTEKGVTEPTATFSTCFGAPFMALHPSVYADLLGAKINEHGVSCWLVNTGWTGGGYGVGKRMNIHHTRSMVNAALNGDLDQVDTRRDAIFGLNIPVSCPDVPSDVLEPSSTWADKAAYTTKATYLASLFHKNFAQYSAGVSAAICAAAPLQGKE